The following coding sequences are from one Triticum aestivum cultivar Chinese Spring chromosome 5A, IWGSC CS RefSeq v2.1, whole genome shotgun sequence window:
- the LOC123104932 gene encoding serine/threonine-protein kinase STY13 has protein sequence MASSAGDMPEVKFKRTGSLGSSDYVRADKIDLTSLDIQLEQQLNKKWGKTNIKSQGPKADWEIDLAKLEIRHVIAQGTYGTVYRGTYDGQQVAVKLLDWGEDGFATEAETTALRTSFKQEVAVWHKLSHPNVTRFIGASMGTTDLKIPVNDNGARANLPARACCVVVEYLAGGTLKQYLIKNRRRKLAYKVVVQLALDLSRGLSYLHSRKIVHRDVKTENMLLDTQRNLKIADFGVARVEAQNPKDMTGATGTLGYMAPEVLDGKPYNRKCDVYSFGICLWEIYCCDMPYPDLSFADVSSAVVHQNLRPDIPRCCPSAFANIMRKCWDGNPDKRPDMDEVVQLMEALDTSKGGGMIPDGQSSGCLCFTRARGP, from the exons ATGGCGTCCAGCGCCGGTGATATGCCCGAGGTGAAATTCAAGAGGACCGGCAGCCTGGGGAGCAGCGACTACGTGCGAGCCGACAAGATCGACCTCACCAGCCTCGACATCCAGCTGGAGCAGCAGCTCAACAAGAAATGGGGCAAGACCAACATCAAGTCCCAGGGACCCAAGGCGGACTGGGAGATTGACCTTGCTAAGCTGGAGATCCGGCACGTCATCGCCCAGGGCACATATGGAACCGTCTACCGCGGCACCTATGATGGCCAGCAGGTCGCAG TGAAGCTGTTGGATTGGGGAGAAGATGGTTTTGCCACAGAAGCCGAAACTACTGCTTTACGAACATCATTTAAGCAGGAGGTTGCTGTTTGGCATAAGCTCAGCCATCCTAACGTTACAAGG TTTATTGGTGCGTCTATGGGGACCACCGACCTCAAGATACCAGTCAATGACAACGGTGCGCGTGCCAACTTGCCAGCTAGAGCATGTTGTGTTGTGGTAGAGTATCTCGCTGGAGGCACTTTGAAGCAGTATCTGATAAAGAACAGACGGCGGAAGCTCGCCTACAAAGTTGTGGTTCAGCTTGCATTGGATCTGTCCAGGGG ATTGAGCTATCTACACTCTAGAAAGATAGTACATCGCGACGTGAAAACTGAAAATATGCTGCTTGATACACAGCGTAACCTTAAGATTGCTGATTTTGGCGTTGCACGTGTTGAGGCTCAGAATCCGAAGGATATGACTGGTGCGACAGGCACACTTGGTTATATGGCCCCAGAG GTTCTTGATGGTAAACCATACAACAGGAAATGTGATGTTTACAGTTTCGGCATCTGCCTGTGGGAAATCTATTGCTGTGACATGCCATACCCAGACCTAAGTTTTGCCGATGTCTCTTCTGCTGTTGTTCACCAG AATTTGCGGCCAGACATACCCCGCTGCTGTCCAAGTGCGTTTGCGAACATTATGCGTAAATGCTGGGACGGAAACCCTGACAAACGCCCGGATATGGATGAGGTGGTGCAGCTTATGGAGGCCCTCGACACAAGCAAAGGCGGCGGTATGATACCAGATGGTCAGTCGTCCGGATGCTTATGTTTCACCAGGGCCCGTGGCCCGTAG